CCATCGCTTCTTGTAGGCCGAGTTCGTAGATTACACGTTCACCCTTGAAGCGGATGTCATAAAGTGCGAGGCCCGTGGCTTATGCTGTCGTGATGTAGAACTCAAAGCCGAACCACTTGACATATTTCTGTTCCTTGTCTAGTTTATACCGAGCGCCATATGGCTGTACGCTGAACAAGATCCAGGTGCGACAGCTCGTTGACCACGAAGCTGTACACATCTGTGGACTCACGCTCACTTAGCTCTAACCAAATATTTTGCCTGGGGGCGTTAAATAATAGCTTGTCTCCAGTGTTGGAAGTTGGTTAAGCATCGTAATGATAGTCATATGGTAGCAAGAACCAAGTGGCAATGCCAACGAAGAAGAGAAATGATAAAAGGAGGTAGAACTTGTTCCGCTGTTCCATCGCAACTCACCAATCAAGCACAATAGAGAAGTGAAATGACCTGAGAAAGATGACGGGCCATCAAGAATGAAGTAGATGTATTTAGCTTATCATGATGCATGCAAGATAGAGCTCTGTGAAAGGAGCTTGCTCGCTTCACATCGCGCTGGCTGACCTGCCGTTCTCGGACTCGATCGCGCGACGCGAACATGACACGCACATTGGGTGTCCCGTGCTTCGACCGGAGGCATTGTCAGAGTGTGGATGGGCTGCTGGAGAACACTGTATTCACAGATCAAAACTTACATATACCGAGAATGTATCCAAAACGGTGAAATACTCCTATGTCCCTTATTGTGTCGAGAAATACTGCCATGTCTTATTGTTTCTAAAACATACTGCTATGTCCTTATATTATGTTAAGAAAGTACTCCTATAACCCTTATTGTGTTTAAAAGTACTGCTATAACACACCGGTCGCCGATTGCCTCTGTTAATTACGGTGCTAGTATTTAACCTCGATATCCGATTTATAGCAGGTCGCCTACGAGCAGGTTTATTTAGTAAACTGTAAGTCGTACAAGATTAAGCAGGACAATCGGACGACGAGGGTAGGTTAATAAAACGATACGCGGCTAAGAGAATTTATTCGAGCAGAGACAGATAGATAATTCCCCTAAGAAGCAATTAACTAACTACATTACTTAGGGTAACTATAAACATTCTTTTTTGCACCTACTATGCCCTTCCTTTTGTTTCTGCTGTAAcctatagttatatataggctataacctatatatataggacaTAGCAGTACTTTTGCTTACAATAAAGGGACACGGCAGTACTTTTGCTTATCCAAGGGACATAGCAGTACTTTTGAACACAATAAGGGTTAACTATAGGAGTACTTTCTTGACACAATGTAAGGACATGGCAGTATGTTTTAGAAACAATGAGACATGGCAGTATTTCTCGACACAATGAGGGACATGGGAGTATTTCACCGGTATCCAAAACCTCCATAATACCTTGCCAGCACAGTCTGAAAACTTGAGCTTCTCGCTCGTATCAATTTGAAACCACCAGCCCTTTGCCCGCACCTTTGAGACCTAAGGTCTACTGTTCAAGCGGTGAAAGCCATAGTAAGAACCCGTTTGATGTTCGTCTCGGAGACAGTGCCAATCGTGGAGGTAGGCAGTGTCGGGACCGATGCATCAGTTGCCGTAGGAACTCCTGTCGCGGGCAGACCGGTCGCAGGAAGAGGGGTAGTTGAGGTCGCAGTGGGTGTGATGGATGATGTTGCAACTGTTGGGACCGTCGTAGCCGTTGTAGCGGGCACATTTGGAGAGCTTCCGGCATTCGCAGGGTCGATGCTGGTCGGAGGAACAGGCGACGGCCTGGTGAGTGCGCTATTCGTGGCAGCAGCCGCGCCCTCTATGGTCGTTTGAACGCTGGTGGGGACAACAGTGTTTATGGGCAAGGTGGTTGAAAATGTGTCGCTCGTGGAAACTGAAGTGCTCAAGGGAGCTGTGCTGTCCGTGGCAGCGGTACCGTTCAAGGAGGCATTACCATCTGTGGGCGTAGTGCCGTTCATGGAAGCAGTATCAGAGGTCGAAGCAGCACCGTTCGAGGTAGCTTTCATGGGCAAGTTGGATTCCTTCGTGAGCTGCGCTCCTATGATCTCCACAGCAGCCATTTGCGCACCGAGATTCGGGCTTCCTTGAAAGGTTCTAGCAGTCCACATGAGACTGCACTGCGACTGATCGTTGCACGAGGACAACGCAGCTTCGGCAGATGCATCCAAGATTGGCTGAATCTTGTCAGCTGTATCGGGCACAAGTCGTGATGTCAGAGCCAGCCAGCGTGCAAGCGTAGCTTTAAATGTCTGCTGATCTTGGTTGCAGGCCGCGCTTTCGCACGTCAATTCGATCAGGACATCATCTCTGGTGAAGTCAGTCTTGGCGGCACCGATCAAGCCGTCGAGATGCTGCTGCCATGCATTGTCTCCTGTCGACTCGAGCATTATCGCGGTGCCGTAGAGGTAGACGCCCACATTATAGCTCCATTTATGACGGTCCATAGTGCTCGCGTCGCAGGTTGGTGCACTGATGCCATCGTAGACACTGTAGCTCGATTGATCGATAAGCCCGGAGCTGAATGCCCAGTCCCAGATCTTGTTGGCCCAGTCGGTGTACATTGTTTTTCCAGTGTATCGGCTAAGTCGAGCAGCCAGCTGAAATGCTAGACCGTTGGTGATTGAGTTTCTGTAACCACTGTTTGCAACCTGCCACCCCATCCCACCGCAGGTATCTGCCTGCCATCGAGAAGCGATCGAGGTGAAGACATTCTGCGCCATCTCAAGCCACTTGTCACCGCCAGAGCCGTTGGCGGTGGGTTTGGTCAGGTCGGAGACGCCATATTCTGCAGCAGTAATGCATGCTAGTCCCCACCATAGTTGATCATCGTTTCCCGGGCTGATTTCCAAGAAGTCTTCGTTTCCACCCGCTGAAGTGAGAATCTTTTGAGTGATCTTATCGTTGTATTGGGAGTCCCCGGTGTAGTGCCAGTAGTGAAGTACGGTCGTGTAGCTACTTGCCGATATCCATGGGAAGGCGGCTGGCAATGTGCTTTCTCCAATTGGAGCTACCAGAGCCTTTGCTGAATTGACCGTGACATCTTTGCTGCTGAGGTCGAGCTTCTCCGACAAGGCTGCTGAGGCAGATACCAGGACCAGGAATATGTGCTTTCCAAGCATGGTATATGAGCGGCGGTGATGCTTCGCCCAAGTGGCTTTGCTAGGCAGGACGATGGTCTGGAAGGAGAGGAAGGAGAGGGCCCTGTGCGAACATTAAGTAAGGCTATTGGACCTTATCAGCAGTACGAAAACGCATGGATATTTCAGCAGATGCGCTGTAGCCGGGTGTGTCATGGCAACAACAAGGTACAGCGCAATTCCTCCATCAGCACTGTCCACACGCCACTGACGAGACATGATCCTACTTGGAATAGTTCGCAAAGATGTTTGCTCGATGTCTACGCTGGCACAGATAATCGACACGACAGTGTCATATTTCTGGCGTGGCTGTAGTTCGAGTAACCAGAGGTCTTGTGTAGCTTTGCTGTGGTGACCAGTGACTCAACCTGACGCCGAATGCTTGGATCTTGTGAAAGGTCCAGCAAGTCATATGGCTCTAGATCACATGCTTCGTGAAGGCCATGATACAGTACGGACTGTGCATGCATCGGGCCGTCAAAGGCATTGTTGTTCGTCCCTGCTATCTACACAGCCATGGCCTGTCTGCACAACGCCGCTCACGCATGATCGCGCTGCTTTGAAAACCCCCATGGAGGATCTGAATTCATCGTCTCTGACGCCTCTTGTGATGTGATAGTCGTGTCCAGTCGATAATTCGTAGTCGGCAGAAGTATGAAGGTGAGATCTTGACCGGCGATGTTGTGAAGGAGCGAGCGAGGAGCCGGAACAGAGACAGGCTTTCGGCAAGTGCAGCCGAGCCGGAAATCGTGCTCGACTTGAACTTTTTTGGTCTTCCATGTTCTGGTCTTCTCTCCACAACGACACTTGACTATCATGGCTACAGTCACAGCCTTGCCGGAGGTACTGGCAAGCTTCCAAACAGCAGTAGAATCCGCCACGCAAGGTCTGCCAACTGCTGACTCTCTGCTCCCTCCCGACAACGGCATTACACTCTTCGACACGAAGAACGAGATCTTCCTCTCGTACCTCCAGGCTCTGGCCCTGCGCAACTTGAACGTAATACGGAGTATCACAGATGGGAGTGATGTGGAGGCTGCGAGCAAGCTCAGCAACGAGATCACGAAAAAGCTTGTCGAGCATCGAGTATATCTGGAGAAGGGTGTGAGACCGTTGGAGCAGAAGATCAAGTACCAGGTTGATCGAGTGGTGAAGATGGCAGACGATGAGGAGCGGAAATCCGCACAGCAAGCAGTGCGGGCATCGACAAATGGGCTTGCAAAGCACAATGGCGAGGCCAAGGATGAAGACTCGGAGGATTCGGACGACGCAAGCGACAGCGACGCCGAGCTTGGTGCTGACATGACAAGCTTCGCCCCGAGAGTTGCGACGATGGGTACCGACAAGAAGCCTGCCAACGACGATGAGGACCGCGCCACGAGCAAGCAGGATGGTGTGTACAGACCACCGCGTATCTCAGCCACAGCCATGCCAACCACCGAACGACGAGAGAAGAAGGAACGAGGACCTGGGAGATCAGCCACCTTGGACGAGTACGTTTCCAACGAACTATCTACAGCACCACCTTCGCAGCCAAGTATTGGTAGCAATTTGGCAGCAGGAGGAAGGCAGACCAAGAATGCACGCCAGTTGAAGGAGGATGCTGAGCGCAGGGACTACGAGGAGACACATCT
This genomic window from Fulvia fulva chromosome 4, complete sequence contains:
- a CDS encoding Mannan endo-1,6-alpha-mannosidase DCW1 gives rise to the protein MLGKHIFLVLVSASAALSEKLDLSSKDVTVNSAKALVAPIGESTLPAAFPWISASSYTTVLHYWHYTGDSQYNDKITQKILTSAGGNEDFLEISPGNDDQLWWGLACITAAEYGVSDLTKPTANGSGGDKWLEMAQNVFTSIASRWQADTCGGMGWQVANSGYRNSITNGLAFQLAARLSRYTGKTMYTDWANKIWDWAFSSGLIDQSSYSVYDGISAPTCDASTMDRHKWSYNVGVYLYGTAIMLESTGDNAWQQHLDGLIGAAKTDFTRDDVLIELTCESAACNQDQQTFKATLARWLALTSRLVPDTADKIQPILDASAEAALSSCNDQSQCSLMWTARTFQGSPNLGAQMAAVEIIGAQLTKESNLPMKATSNGAASTSDTASMNGTTPTDGNASLNGTAATDSTAPLSTSVSTSDTFSTTLPINTVVPTSVQTTIEGAAAATNSALTRPSPVPPTSIDPANAGSSPNVPATTATTVPTVATSSITPTATSTTPLPATGLPATGVPTATDASVPTLPTSTIGTVSETNIKRVLTMAFTA